From Drosophila yakuba strain Tai18E2 chromosome 2L, Prin_Dyak_Tai18E2_2.1, whole genome shotgun sequence, one genomic window encodes:
- the LOC26536185 gene encoding uncharacterized protein LOC26536185 isoform X1: protein MRALIALLLLITAWEYSLSDPAPRSYENYSVYKVFIESRSDQRVIDRLLKDPDNYYLWHRGAEVLHIMVSPMKKDSFLAIMRKKNIVAKVIIENVQTLINET from the exons ATGCGTGCACTGATTGCATTGTTACTATTGATAACTGCTTGGGAATATAGTTTATCAGATCCAGCACCCCGTTCCTATGAAAACTATTCGGTGTACAAGGTTTTCATTGAAAGTCGATCGGATCAACGGGTTATCGATCGACTGCTGAAGGACCCGGATAAT TATTACTTGTGGCATCGTGGCGCAGAAGTGCTCCACATTATGGTGAGCCCTATGAAAAAAGATTCTTTCCTAGCTATAATGCGTAAGAAAAATATTGTTGCGAAAGTAATAATAGAAAATGTGCAGAC ACTTATTAATGAGACCTGA
- the LOC26536185 gene encoding uncharacterized protein LOC26536185 isoform X2: MRALIALLLLITAWEYSLSDPAPRSYENYSVYKVFIESRSDQRVIDRLLKDPDNYYLWHRGAEVLHIMVSPMKKDSFLAIMRKKNIVAKVIIENVQT; this comes from the exons ATGCGTGCACTGATTGCATTGTTACTATTGATAACTGCTTGGGAATATAGTTTATCAGATCCAGCACCCCGTTCCTATGAAAACTATTCGGTGTACAAGGTTTTCATTGAAAGTCGATCGGATCAACGGGTTATCGATCGACTGCTGAAGGACCCGGATAAT TATTACTTGTGGCATCGTGGCGCAGAAGTGCTCCACATTATGGTGAGCCCTATGAAAAAAGATTCTTTCCTAGCTATAATGCGTAAGAAAAATATTGTTGCGAAAGTAATAATAGAAAATGTGCAGACGTAA
- the LOC6526924 gene encoding uncharacterized protein LOC6526924: MTLYSLTLVLALLVLAQGASFGQDERLRYDNYSVYKVKFETREQRSILRKLAEDRENFRLWHEAKDELHLMLSPGAFGELETEMRKTNVTAELFISNVQELIDSEEAANLKASRDGSFGWTKYNSLAEIYAWLDEILAAYPSVTESFEVGQSYEGRTIRGIKISYKSNNPGVLIESNIHAREWITSATATWLINEFLTSTDELVRDLAENHDWYIVPVLNVDGLVYTHEKDRMWRKTRQPSDISSCIGVDPNRNYDSHWMENEGASSDPCAEDYGGPKPFSEPEILAMSEFVISIKDKVNVLLAFHSYSQLLLSPYGHTKEEFPPNFDDMMEVAKAYGDAVESLPYGTVYRYGSAAGILYPASGATIDWAYNEQGVQISYTIEFRDTGRYGFILPPVHIIPNAEEALIGIAALLEKCKDLGYLALKSTLIITVLCFLSTRRSAEFQSLLKMRLLWLLATLVALTSAGILKDSAKERYDNFRVYKLTIQNKIQLAAIEKIGELTKKYNIWKEYDERSKQVDIMVSPGELNHFQELLKFNNISSELMIENVQERIDEEKVTPTADSATFGWTKYYELEEIEAWLDEILKAYPSVTEEFIVGTSYEGRTIRGIKISHKAGNPGIFIESNIHAREWITSASATWFINQLLTSEDADVRNLADNYDWHIIPVFNVDGFEYSHRKDRMWRKTRQPHATNACIGADANRNFDSHWLENNGASSNPCSETFAGDTPGSEPEAKALAEYLTKIQDEISVYISFHSYGQYLLSPYGHTKEEFPENYNDILTIGKAFADAIEALPYGTVYQYGSTADVLYVATGTSVDWVFNELGKKIGYTIEYRDKGRYGFILPPVQILPNCEELMVGMLALIEKTKELGYL, from the exons ATGACACTATATAGTTTAACTTTAGTCCTGGCACTGTTAGTCTTGGCTCAAGGAGCGAGTTTTGGCCAGGACGAAAGACTGCGCTATGACAACTACTCGGTGTACAAGGTCAAGTTTGAGACTCGAGAGCAGAGAAGTATCCTGAGGAAGCTTGCAGAGGATCGGGAAAAT TTTAGGTTGTGGCATGAGGCCAAGGATGAGTTACACCTGATGCTAAGTCCAGGTGCTTTTGGCGAACTCGAGACTGAAATGCGGAAGACCAATGTCACGGCAGAGCTGTTTATCAGCAATGTGCAGGA GCTCATTGATTCGGAGGAAGCTGCCAACCTGAAAGCCAGCAGAGATGGATCCTTCGGTTGGACGAAGTACAATTCTCTAGCAGAGATCTATGCGTGGCTGGACGAAATACTAGCCGCTTATCCATCGGTAACAGAGAGTTTTGAAGTGGGTCAATCGTACGAGGGCCGCACCATCCGGGGCATTAAGATCTCTTACAAGTCGAATAATCCTGGAGTGCTTATTGAGTCCAATATACATGCAAGGGAGTGGATCACCTCCGCCACGGCCACTTGGCTGATCAACGAGTTCCTTACCTCCACGGACGAGTTAGTGAGAGATCTTGCCGAGAATCACGACTGGTACATAGTGCCAGTGCTGAATGTCGACGGTTTAGTGTATACTCACGAAAAG gaTCGCATGTGGCGAAAGACCCGTCAACCCTCCGACATTTCTAGTTGCATCGGAGTAGACCCCAACCGAAACTACGATTCGCATTGGATGGAGAACGAGGGAGCTTCCTCGGATCCCTGCGCCGAGGACTACGGTGGACCCAAGCCCTTTTCGGAGCCCGAAATCCTGGCCATGTCTGAGTTCGTAATCAGCATCAAGGACAAGGTCAATGTGTTGCTCGCGTTCCACTCGTACAGTCAGCTTTTGCTCTCTCCCTACGGACACACCAAAGAAGAGTTTCCGCCCAATTTCGATGACATGATGGAAGTGGCTAAAGCCTATGGAGATGCAGTTGAGAGCCTGCCCTATGGAACTGTCTACAGATACGGCTCAGCTGCCGGCATTCTCT ATCCTGCGTCTGGAGCCACCATAGATTGGGCATACAATGAACAAGGGGTGCAGATATCGTACACCATTGAGTTCAGGGACACCGGTCGATATGGTTTCATCCTGCCCCCGGTGCACATTATCCCAAACGCCGAGGAGGCATTAATCGGAATTGCTGCCCTATTAGAAAAGTGTAAAGACCTGGGCTATCTCGCACTTAAGAGCACCTTG ATAATCACCGTGTTATGTTTCTTAAGCACGAGGCGGTCAGCAGAATTTCAGTCATTGCTCAAAATGCGTCTGCTTTGGTTGCTTGCCACGCTGGTGGCTCTAACAAGTGCTGGGATCCTTAAGGACTCGGCCAAAGAGCGTTATGATAACTTCAGGGTATACAAGCTCAccatacaaaacaaaattcaattgGCTGCGATCGAGAAAATTGGCGAGCTGACGAAGAAG TACAACATTTGGAAGGAGTATGACGAGCGTAGTAAGCAGGTTGATATTATGGTTAGTCCTGGTGAACTAAACCATTTCCAGGAGCTGCTCAAATTCAATAACATCAGCAGCGAGCTTATGATCGAGAATGTCCAAGA GCGTATCGACGAGGAAAAAGTCACGCCAACTGCAGATAGCGCCACCTTTGGCTGGACGAAGTACTATGAGCTGGAAGAGATTGAGGCCTGGCTGGACGAGATTCTGAAGGCATATCCCTCGGTAACCGAAGAGTTCATCGTTGGTACCTCCTACGAGGGGCGAACCATTCGAGGCATCAAGATCTCGCACAAAGCTGGCAATCCTGGCATTTTCATCGAGTCCAACATCCATGCCAGAGAGTGGATAACCTCGGCCAGTGCCACATGGTTCATCAATCAGCTGTTGACCTCAGAGGATGCCGATGTGCGGAATCTGGCCGATAACTACGATTGGCACATAATACCCGTATTCAATGTGGATGGCTTTGAGTACTCACACAGAAAG GATCGTATGTGGCGCAAGACACGTCAGCCACATGCCACGAATGCCTGCATTGGAGCTGATGCCAATAGGAACTTTGACTCCCATTGGCTGGAGAACAATGGAGCTTCTAGTAATCCCTGCAGTGAGACTTTTGCTGGGGATACCCCTGGATCTGAGCCCGAGGCCAAGGCCTTGGCTGAGTATCTGACCAAAATCCAGGACGAAATTAGTGTGTACATATCCTTCCACTCGTATGGACAGTACCTGCTCTCGCCCTACGGACACACCAAGGAGGAGTTCCCAGAAAACTATAATGATATTCTGACCATTGGCAAGGCCTTTGCCGATGCCATTGAAGCCCTGCCTTACGGAACTGTCTACCAGTATGGATCTACAGCTGATGTGCTTT ATGTGGCCACTGGCACCTCCGTGGACTGGGTGTTCAACGAGCTGGGCAAGAAGATCGGCTACACAATCGAGTACCGTGATAAGGGACGTTATGGCTTTATCCTGCCACCAGTGCAGATCCTACCCAACTGTGAAGAGCTAATGGTTGGCATGCTGGCTTTGATTGAGAAGACCAAAGAGTTGGGTTACTTGTAA